Within Wyeomyia smithii strain HCP4-BCI-WySm-NY-G18 chromosome 2, ASM2978416v1, whole genome shotgun sequence, the genomic segment TATGTTCCAGGTGAAAAACTAGAGTAGACAGTCGCTAGCGCTTGCAATCTACGAAAGCTCGAGATTTAAAAATTCCAAGTAAAAGACTCGACTattgttaaccctctagtgcccaagttaatttttagacggacttcggtaaaatcactatgaatctttataaacatttttcaagtatttattgaagctttttagaggtttgactgaagcccgtcgAAAGGCGGTACTGGGCAATAGAGGGTTAAGTATAACAAAATTGGTTGAGTTATGTAATAGGGCTCAAACTCCAAAGCTAATACAATCTTTAAAATTGGGTTTGGAGCAACTATCGCCATCTATGGGTCAAGCAAACTTATATTACTTGTACGTTATAGAATTATCTTGAAAACCGGCTTTTGTACTATAACTTTCCCAATTCAAATAATCAAGAAAGATATTTTCTACAAATCCTTAAGGCTTAAATTAATTGTACATTCATAAGGAAGTATCCATTTTTCTACGCTAGAAGTTATGTTCATATTACTGTCGtcaacagcaaaaaaatcaatatgatTATAAAGTTAAATAACAGTCGTCGCGAAACAAAATTGTCTGAAGCGCTGTCTTGCATTTTCATACTTTTTTTGTAGTTCTCAATTTGACACATGCGCTGCAGTCAAGATATAGGAAGCAGTGCAAATACGGCAGCGGATAGTAAGGTTAATAAAGAacataaagggtgatttttttttgctatgtggtttttcgtgtattctgatttgacagttcacgcaggaattctgacagctcatgtactcagtttggtttgccctttcaccatgaacagacttacgcctgaacaacgcttacaaataatcgaattttattaccaaaattcgtcctctgtgaaatccactttttcagtGACGAAGTTCAGTGACggagctcatttctggttaaatgggtatgttgaTAAGCAAAATTGcggcatttggatcgaagagcaaccagaggcaatacaagaatcgccaatgcacccagagaaaagcacggtttggtgcggtttacacgctggaggcatcattggtccgtacttcttcaaaaatgatcaaaatcgcaacgttacggtcaatggcacgaatcaatggacatattgcggaatgagttcggtgagcaattcatctcacgaaatggaccggtgaattggccgcctacatcatgcgatttaacaccgctagattattttttgtggggctacgttaagtctctcgtctatgcggataagccaataACAATTCCAgttttggaagacaacattacacgcgttattcgcgagataccagccgaaatgctcgaaaaagtgactcAAAATTCGACTTTtagtatggaccatttaaaacgtagccgtggccaacatttgaatgaaattatctttaaaaagtaaatggcataaaccaattcgTCAATCgtctcaaataaagatttcatacagttgtaatttttatgcgtattttttttaaaagaaaaaccaaattcttaaaaaatcaccctttagaaGCAAAAACATTATAGAAAATCATAAAACTAAAGTCTGTGACTAAAGTTAATAAAGAAGCATTAAGATTGATGAAAATAGcactttttgtggttttcaaagtttattgattttatgatttcaGTGACAATCATTTTACATTCTCCACTGTGGCTCTTAAATATGTCCAATTCCATTCCAGGTATTGGTTGAAAATCGACTAAAGTAATGGGtgttcaataaataaatagattttgaaAAAACTGCATGGATTTCTCTTCGCGACTTTTTTTTACTATCTTCttatatttcgttttttttttattgtttcaataatatttatttattattaagaTGTATAATATACAAAAGTAATGTAATGTTTCGATTTCCGAATAAAATTCTGCTCTCGATCAATAAGAATAAATTAATTTGCCTTACGACATCTTTGCTTTTCCCAATCTAGCAATATCCATAACAAAACTAAGCGGCTAGTTATTTGTATTTCCTTTTTTCTCGGTGTTAATGTAGAGTTTTCCATTTCTTCAATATTTGCGATAGCAGATGCTTTTGTTGGTCGCCCGCAAGATTTGTTTTACTTAGCTAATGTATGATGGCTTACATGTCATATTAAAGAGATTATATTTTGTCGTGGACTGTAGTGTGACTTCAGTTGTAACGAAAGAAATTAATGGTACACAGAAATGAAGACAGACGACATAAAGAACAGAAGATGTAAAAGGTATTTAAACCAAACACAAacgaaaattataacaaaattgaaaGATCAATCGATATGGCGCAAGATCGCCATATCGCCCGGATGTTATTGGATCACATGGCAATGGTTTGCCCTGTCGTGACTTTGCCCTTCCTCTGCCAAATTATGACGAAGACGTCTCGTTGATGGTTCTGGTAGTTTCCTGAACCAGATAGACTTGCGATCCGGGCACAGTTGAAGTGGTGACGAAGGTACGGTGCTTGGCACGAACCAGATTCAGGTTGCTTTCGGCGACATCGGCACGGTCCTCGGCAGCCTCTAGTTCGCGCTGGAAGCGACGCACCTTTGTAACACACGTCTGTGAGCATTGTTCCTGTAAATAATTATAATGGTTATTATTGGGATTCGAATTTTAAACATGCTCACGTTTACCTGTTCGACTAGCTGACGCTTGTAGGCAGCAATCTTCTGGTTGGCCTTCTCCAATGCATCCTGAAGGATTTGGAGGTTCTTCTGGTCTTCCTCGATTTGGATGTAGACTTCCTTAACCGAGCGTTCCTTCTTGCGCAGGATCTTGATAGTTTCAGCGTGCTTCCTTCTTTCCTCCTCCAGTTCGGTTTCGATGTCCCGCAGACGAGCTTCCAACTTGCTGATGATACGACGGCTACCGGCAACAGCATTAACCTCAACCTCTTCGAGACGGACTGAAAGTTGCTGTTGGATGATACGTTAGATGTAAGTAAGTAGATGATGTTTGGGGTTTCGTTGGTATACCTTGACTTCGACTTCCAGAGACTTTTTGATGGTTTCAATCTTAACAATTCTTTCCTGTTCTTCGTGCAGTAGTTCAACGGTGTGCTTGAGTTCAACCTGGAACAGAGATCGTGTTCGTTTTGAGCTGGTTGTTTCATCGATTGTTAGTAATCATACTCATACCTGAACCTTCTGGTAACGTTCATCGCTGACGCGCAACTCGCGCGAAACCTCCTCGTAGTCGCTGGCCAAAACCTGCAGTTCCTGTTCGAGCTTAGCTCTAAGGGAAGAGTAGTTAGCGTTGCTGACGACGAGCTCGTTGATGCGTGATGTGGCTTCCTCCAGCTGAACCTCAACCTGACGTTTGGAGCGCAGCGACGAGTCGTAGTTGATACGGATCTCTTCCAGTTCACCATTGAGCGACTGAATGCGACGTTGGGCAATTCCGTACTGATCAACGGTGGACTGCAACTGGCGTTGAATCTCCTCGTAGTGGGCCTGAATCTCGGTCAGCTGTGCCGATTGACGCTTGATCGTCTTCTGCAGCTCGATGTTGGTATGGTTGGCAACATCCAGCGACATCTCCAGTTCGGTAATCTGGATCTGCAGCTTCTTCTTGATGCGCTGCACTTCGCTCTTCAGCTTGGTTTCCGCCTCAACGACGCGGGCATTCAGCTGCTCTATTTCAATGCTAGTCTGCTTGCTGTTGGTATTGGATGAGACAGAAAAGAGAAACGCTTGATGAATCAGCTGGTACAAATGGGTTTGCCTATTGGTCTCCAAAATTTCAAGACTGACATATGTTTTATTGAAATGCCGTGCGTTTTCGTCAAAGATGCGAATTAAGATCGATTCACAAGCACTAGCTATATATATAACGGAAGATGTGTTGGCTACTGCCTAGTGCAGGTCAAAGATCGCTTGAGATCGCTTCAGATGACCACGCGGTCATCTGAAGCGTTTCACACATTCTAGTACATTGCATCTGAGAATGAGTCATAGAGTTTGGATAGTTTTCAAGTGcacaatgaaaaacaaaatacaattaCATGATTTTGATGAcgatttaattttaaataaatttgtcTAACCCAAAGCATGATATGGTCTGTTTTGCCCTACACAAAATGGATGAAAACGGTAAGAAGGAGGAAGAGAAATGTTTTCTCAAATAATTTTCGACAAATCTGCAAGGCTACACGTTGAGAAATGTTGATGCGATAATGTCAccgcattgaaaaaaaaaaaaactgaaaaataaacagTTTTCTCTCCTGCTAAAATTAACACAGCTGCTTATTCGCGTGTGCTCAACAGAATGAAGTAAGCATCTACCAAATCCAGATGTCACATTAAGCGACACCGTAATTAATTTCTGAATCGCGGAGTGAAAgtgctttttttcttgctcGAGACGGTAAATTGACACAACACTGAAAACTGGGTATTATGTTTCAGGTTCTGTCTTGTTTTGCTTATTCACGCAGCACGATGGTGCATTTCTTGCTATGAGGTCGATTAGTCGTGAATTCGGGTAAATAATAAGTATCATTCTTCGAGCAAGAAACTtgtgaaataaaaattctgCAAGGTTATTGGGGTTGTATACCATTTATCACTGAGCGTTTCTTGTGAAGTATTTTTTTACACAATCGTGCAAATTTTCCATTGAACGTGTATGACTGTGACAGATGCAGTTTATTTTGAAAGATTGTTTGTTCTGATGCCGGTGCAAAAATGAACGTCAAACGAGAACGgataatatatttatattttaggAAATTTATTATATATTTAACGAAAGGGGAACGAAGataaggaaccattcaaatattacataacgcggaatttggctaTTTTCAATACCAACCCTAAAACAGGGCCTGACAATCGGTGTGCGTTACATCatagatgactagaacaagatttctgactcttgcagaatccatcggacacgattgtcgctgcgcgtgaacgaaagtcGAACTAACTTGTATACTGATATTTTGATGATGACGGCAAGGTGGCGAAAGGtgaagcaatttttttcaatatctttgTATGGTCCTGCCATCTAATTTTAAATATCCTTGCACGGTGCggtcatctaattttcaatatccttatatAGTGCTGTTAtctgattttcattttcatctggCGGATTATGCACATAAATCGATTCTGCTAATAACcagttttatgagaatttaagtcatcagatggcagcactaaccaatataaaggtgtcgtg encodes:
- the LOC129722694 gene encoding paramyosin, short form isoform X2, which produces MAPLQILSNRNERRERLIPTHIWDANYGHAMHYYQPMIDYLDAKQRGRTPERIPYLPYTEERGLERFHASHFAFRPYTSNEVAALSEEAVDKAVSYLPDYRFDIKRSVLSVTATADAARLKKHVTPDSVLDRYQSKLVQRTTQQQQQENQDRMALCKRTQFYKDLKDDGLSPELKKAVRGKSAYQISNILLAESAKSRASEERSVSKTTRSSSVARRSCGRGNSEVRYIIKSSSVNLNDAAEETETETSQQYKAMHTSVDNVRREIKNFAVKTEEFLHDTSKQTSIEIEQLNARVVEAETKLKSEVQRIKKKLQIQITELEMSLDVANHTNIELQKTIKRQSAQLTEIQAHYEEIQRQLQSTVDQYGIAQRRIQSLNGELEEIRINYDSSLRSKRQVEVQLEEATSRINELVVSNANYSSLRAKLEQELQVLASDYEEVSRELRVSDERYQKVQVELKHTVELLHEEQERIVKIETIKKSLEVEVKQLSVRLEEVEVNAVAGSRRIISKLEARLRDIETELEEERRKHAETIKILRKKERSVKEVYIQIEEDQKNLQILQDALEKANQKIAAYKRQLVEQEQCSQTCVTKVRRFQRELEAAEDRADVAESNLNLVRAKHRTFVTTSTVPGSQVYLVQETTRTINETSSS